The following proteins come from a genomic window of Nicotiana tomentosiformis chromosome 12, ASM39032v3, whole genome shotgun sequence:
- the LOC104109916 gene encoding uncharacterized protein, which yields MFRRKSHSHCDQGGEDQQHKVKELRTSLEPLSGLSLQYCSDACLRRYLEARNWNMDKSKKMLEESLKWRSTFKPEEIHWNEVAIEGETGKAFRANFHDRDGRTVLILRPGMQNTTSIDNQMKHLVYLIENAILNLPEGQEQMAWLIDFTGWSLTNNVPIKSARETVNILQNHYPERLAIAFLYNPPRIFEAFWKIVKYFLDTKTFQKVKFVYPKNKDSVELMKSYFDMDNLPTEFGGKATLNYDHVEFSRKMVQDDMKAAKFWSFDKHHPETNGYSAAEVTPKPECIAPPAIAT from the exons ATGTTTCGTCGCAAGAGCCATTCCCATTGTGATCAAGGGGGTGAGGATCAACAGCACAAG GTTAAGGAGCTTCGGACTTCCTTGGAGCCACTATCAGGGCTCAGCTTACAGTACTGCAGTGATGCATGTTTAAGGAGATATTTGGAAGCGCGGAACTGGAATATGGATAAATCAAAGAAGATGTTGGAAGAGTCCCTAAAATGGAGGTCAACTTTTAAGCCTGAGGAAATCCACTGG AATGAAGTTGCAATTGAAGGGGAGACAGGGAAGGCTTTCAGAGCAAATTTTCATGACCGCGATGGGAGGACCGTTCTTATCTTGAGACCAGGAATGCAG AATACAACATCAATAGACAACCAGATGAAGCATTTAGTGTATCTGATAGAGAATGCCATTCTTAATCTTCCAGAAGGTCAAGAGCAAATGGCTTGGTTAATAGATTTCACAGGATGGTCTTTAACCAATAATGTTCCCATCAAATCTGCTCGTGAGACGGTCAATATTTTGCAAAACCACTACCCTGAAAGACTTGCTATAGCATTTCTGTACAACCCTCCGCGGATTTTTGAAGCATTTTGGAAG ATAGTCAAATATTTTCTGGATACCAAAACATTTCAGAAGGTCAAATTTGTTTATCCAAAGAACAAGGATAGTGTGGAACTGATGAAGTCATACTTTGACATGGATAATTTACCAACTGAGTTTGGAGGAAAAGCAACTTTAAACTATGATCATGTGGAGTTCTCAAGGAAAATGGTTCAAGATGATATGAAAGCTGCCAAGTTTTGGAGTTTTGACAAGCACCACCCTGAAACTAATGGCTACTCTGCAGCAGAGGTTACTCCAAAGCCTGAATGTATTGCTCCACCTGCCATAGCTACTTAG